The following is a genomic window from Proteus sp. ZN5.
AACGGCAAGTCGTGGCTGACGGTCTGCTAATCCAGCCGCTGATCGGCAGCCTGCCCAATATCATGGCCCCGGAGTGGTTCGACGGCCTCAAGCGCGCCGCCGAGGGCCGCCGCCTGATGGTGTTGGATACGCTGCGTCGGTTCCATATCGAGGAAGAGAACGCCAGTGGCCCCATGGCGCAGGTGATTGGCCGCATGGAGGCCATCGCCGCCGATACCGGGTGTTCTATCGTGTTCCTGCACCATGCCAGCAAGGGCGCGGCCATGATGGGCGCAGGCGACCAGCAGCAGGCCAGCCGGGGATCGTCCGTGCTGGTGGATAACATCCGCTGGCAGTCCTACCTGTCCGGCATGACGGCCGCCGAGGCCGAGGAATGGGGCGTGGACGACTCACAGCGGCCCTATTTCGTCCGCTTTGGTGTCAGCAAGGCCAACTATGGGGCGCCGTTCAAAGACCGCTGGTTCAGGCGGCATGACGGCGGGGTGCTCAAACCCGCCGTGCTGGAAAAGCAGCGCAAAAGCAAGGGGGTGCGCCGTGGTGAAGCCTAAGAACAAGTACAGTCTCAGCCACGTCCGGCACGACCCGGCGCACTGTCTGGCTCCCGGCCTGTTCCGTG
Proteins encoded in this region:
- a CDS encoding helicase RepA family protein, coding for MATHKPIDILASFTELPPPIDYVLPNMVAGTVGALVSPGGTGKSMLVLQLAAQIAGGPDLLDVGELPTGPVIYLPAEDPPTAIHHRLHALGAHLTDEQRQVVADGLLIQPLIGSLPNIMAPEWFDGLKRAAEGRRLMVLDTLRRFHIEEENASGPMAQVIGRMEAIAADTGCSIVFLHHASKGAAMMGAGDQQQASRGSSVLVDNIRWQSYLSGMTAAEAEEWGVDDSQRPYFVRFGVSKANYGAPFKDRWFRRHDGGVLKPAVLEKQRKSKGVRRGEA